In Leptospira stimsonii, the following proteins share a genomic window:
- the glpK gene encoding glycerol kinase GlpK: MSEYIIGIDAGTTGIRTFCFNKSGNVISSAYSEFAQHYPKAGWVEHDAEEIWVKTEKLILKAIRNGKLKPSDAVAIGITNQRETTVLFDKDTGKPVYNAIVWQCRRTSEICMDLKEKGLEPLFRKKTGLVMDAYFSGTKIKWILDNVKGVKAKAEKGKVLFGTIDTYLLYRLTNGKSHKTDHTNASRTLIYNIEKKEWDRELTQILGIPEAILPEAHNSSSLFGRTEKVNGLPDGIPISSLVGDQQGALFGQLCTEPGEAKNTYGTGCFLLFNTGNNFQISKNNLLTTLGCGPEGKTVYCLEGSVFIGGAVVQFLRDNLKFFKESKVSEKLAASVKKEDEVVFVPAFSGLGAPYWDMNARGAILGLTRDTTAEQITRAALKSIALQSYELVEAMENDTGSKLKVLKVDGGATGNSWLMQYQADILGKKVIRPANVDTTVLGAAFLAGLERGFFPSVSDLKKKLKTSKEFSPQMKTAQREKEIQVWKDSVKRIRTDQ, from the coding sequence ATGAGTGAGTATATCATCGGAATCGACGCCGGGACCACCGGTATTCGCACCTTTTGTTTTAACAAATCAGGAAACGTGATTTCCAGCGCCTATTCGGAATTTGCACAACACTATCCGAAAGCCGGCTGGGTAGAACACGATGCGGAAGAGATTTGGGTAAAAACGGAGAAACTCATTCTCAAAGCGATTCGAAACGGAAAGCTCAAACCGTCCGACGCCGTTGCGATCGGAATCACAAACCAAAGAGAAACGACCGTACTGTTTGATAAGGACACCGGCAAACCCGTTTACAACGCCATCGTATGGCAGTGTAGAAGAACATCCGAAATCTGTATGGACCTCAAGGAAAAAGGACTCGAACCTTTGTTTCGTAAAAAGACCGGACTTGTGATGGATGCTTACTTTAGCGGAACCAAAATCAAATGGATTTTGGACAACGTTAAAGGTGTGAAGGCCAAGGCGGAAAAAGGAAAGGTTTTGTTTGGAACCATCGACACGTATTTACTCTATCGATTGACGAACGGAAAGTCGCATAAGACGGATCATACGAATGCGAGTAGAACTCTCATCTATAACATCGAAAAGAAGGAATGGGATCGGGAACTCACGCAGATATTAGGAATTCCAGAAGCGATTCTTCCGGAGGCGCATAACTCGAGTTCCCTATTCGGAAGGACCGAAAAGGTAAACGGACTTCCGGATGGAATTCCGATCTCTTCTCTTGTCGGAGATCAACAAGGAGCGCTTTTTGGACAACTCTGCACGGAGCCGGGAGAAGCAAAAAATACGTATGGAACAGGATGTTTTCTTCTTTTTAATACGGGCAATAATTTTCAGATTTCAAAGAATAATCTTCTTACGACGCTCGGTTGTGGTCCGGAAGGAAAGACGGTGTATTGTTTGGAAGGATCCGTCTTTATAGGCGGAGCCGTCGTTCAGTTCTTACGAGACAATCTGAAGTTTTTTAAAGAATCCAAGGTTTCCGAAAAGTTGGCGGCTTCGGTTAAAAAAGAGGACGAGGTCGTGTTTGTCCCCGCCTTTTCCGGGTTAGGCGCTCCGTATTGGGATATGAACGCGAGAGGAGCGATCCTTGGATTAACTCGCGATACGACAGCGGAACAGATCACAAGAGCCGCACTCAAATCGATCGCTCTTCAATCCTATGAACTCGTCGAAGCAATGGAGAATGATACCGGCTCGAAGTTAAAAGTTCTCAAAGTGGACGGAGGCGCGACCGGAAATTCTTGGTTGATGCAATACCAAGCCGATATTTTAGGAAAGAAGGTGATCCGTCCGGCAAATGTCGACACGACCGTGTTAGGCGCGGCTTTTCTTGCCGGTTTAGAAAGAGGATTTTTTCCCTCCGTCAGCGACCTCAAGAAAAAACTCAAAACAAGCAAGGAATTTTCTCCTCAGATGAAAACGGCCCAGAGAGAAAAAGAGATTCAGGTTTGGAAAGATTCAGTGAAAAGAATCCGGACGGATCAATAA
- a CDS encoding MBL fold metallo-hydrolase — translation MRIKFWGVRGSISSSVRGESIRGKVQKILSLATPADIQSPDAIDTFLDSLSLSNWSTYGGNTTCIEIRDKKDNLVIIDGGTGLRELGNSILHEGFLEGKGKAKWIFTHTHWDHIQGIPFFVPFYSPGNVFEILSSVDNLEERLKYQHSFTHFPVPYEGFRATKNFKFIPEGKAFPVTESISAISKSVRHPGGSFSYRFEEDGKSLIFASDAEFNLDEMENIQDYLNYFRGADILVFDTQYTFEESLQKIDWGHSSASMATDIALRANVKKLVMFHHDPSYDDEKLDAVYLRALKYKEMFDPDNQLQIIMAYEGLELEV, via the coding sequence ATGCGCATAAAATTTTGGGGTGTACGAGGTTCCATTTCCTCCTCTGTTCGAGGAGAATCCATCAGGGGCAAAGTACAAAAAATTCTCAGCCTAGCGACGCCTGCCGATATCCAAAGCCCGGATGCGATTGATACGTTCTTAGATTCTCTTTCTCTTTCCAACTGGAGCACCTACGGAGGAAATACGACCTGTATCGAAATCAGAGATAAAAAAGACAATCTTGTGATTATCGACGGTGGAACGGGCTTGAGAGAGCTCGGCAACTCGATCTTACACGAAGGCTTTTTGGAAGGAAAAGGAAAGGCGAAGTGGATTTTTACTCATACACACTGGGATCATATCCAAGGTATTCCTTTCTTTGTACCTTTCTATTCCCCCGGTAACGTGTTCGAAATTTTGAGTTCCGTTGACAACTTAGAGGAACGACTCAAATATCAGCACAGTTTTACTCATTTTCCGGTTCCTTACGAAGGATTTCGGGCAACGAAGAATTTTAAATTCATCCCGGAAGGAAAGGCCTTTCCCGTGACGGAATCGATCTCTGCGATTTCAAAATCGGTTCGCCATCCCGGAGGAAGTTTTTCCTATCGATTTGAAGAAGACGGAAAGTCTTTGATCTTCGCTTCCGATGCGGAATTCAATCTCGACGAAATGGAGAATATCCAGGATTATCTGAATTACTTTCGAGGCGCCGATATTCTTGTTTTTGACACGCAGTATACGTTTGAAGAATCTTTGCAGAAGATCGATTGGGGACACAGTTCCGCTTCGATGGCGACTGACATCGCGCTCCGAGCAAACGTAAAAAAGCTCGTGATGTTTCATCACGATCCTTCGTACGACGACGAAAAGTTGGACGCCGTTTATCTGCGGGCGTTAAAATACAAAGAGATGTTCGATCCGGACAATCAGTTACAGATCATCATGGCCTATGAGGGTCTGGAACTCGAAGTATAA
- a CDS encoding STAS domain-containing protein, with amino-acid sequence MENFNTEILTEGTTCTIRIQGSISLKNAFALKELIIKKHGEGFSDIVLDFAGDAYLDSSGIGAIFNSQKYVTERNGSLKLKNISRDVMTILKIANLDKHLDIIR; translated from the coding sequence GTGGAAAACTTCAACACCGAAATCCTCACCGAAGGAACTACCTGCACGATCCGCATTCAAGGGAGCATCAGTCTTAAAAACGCATTCGCTCTCAAAGAGTTGATCATCAAGAAACACGGTGAAGGTTTTTCCGATATCGTCTTAGACTTTGCGGGAGACGCTTACTTGGATTCCTCAGGAATCGGAGCTATTTTCAATTCTCAGAAATATGTAACGGAAAGAAACGGTTCCCTCAAACTCAAGAATATCAGTCGGGACGTGATGACGATCTTAAAGATCGCAAACCTCGACAAACACTTGGATATCATCCGTTAG
- a CDS encoding hydroxyacylglutathione hydrolase C-terminal domain-containing protein, producing the protein MLNTHEHADHTAGNEALFHKYKPVVYCHPGGIGKIPRATYPLKKGDRILTSSDRYLEILDTPGHTFCHVCLFLVEHGKQKAIFTGDTLFNAGVGNCYRGGDSEILAQTVLEQFYPLENEILLYPGHDYLESNLKFTLSLDPSNQEAIETLEESGRLVKDREFLTTNLGKEKKINTFLQCVHPSEDLKANVQRKSGLKFKENDPKSFFVSLRSLRDHW; encoded by the coding sequence ATTCTCAACACGCACGAACACGCGGATCATACAGCCGGCAACGAAGCCCTGTTTCACAAATACAAACCGGTCGTATATTGTCATCCCGGAGGAATCGGAAAAATTCCTCGTGCAACATACCCACTCAAAAAAGGGGATCGAATCCTAACCTCCTCCGATCGTTATCTGGAAATCTTGGATACGCCGGGCCATACCTTTTGCCACGTCTGTCTTTTTCTTGTGGAGCATGGAAAGCAGAAAGCGATCTTTACCGGGGACACTCTCTTCAACGCGGGAGTCGGGAATTGTTATCGTGGAGGAGATTCTGAAATTCTTGCCCAAACGGTTTTGGAACAATTCTATCCTTTGGAAAACGAGATTCTTCTTTATCCAGGACACGACTATTTAGAATCCAATTTGAAATTCACTCTTTCCTTAGATCCTTCCAATCAAGAAGCGATCGAAACATTGGAAGAATCCGGTCGTTTGGTAAAGGACCGGGAATTCCTGACGACCAATCTTGGAAAGGAAAAGAAGATCAATACCTTCCTTCAGTGTGTTCATCCTTCCGAAGATTTAAAGGCAAACGTACAAAGGAAGTCCGGGCTCAAATTTAAGGAGAATGACCCGAAATCCTTCTTTGTATCCTTGCGTTCTTTGCGAGATCATTGGTAA
- a CDS encoding dihydrolipoyl dehydrogenase produces MKQYDIIVIGTGGGTKLVTPPSKLGYKVAVIEKETPGGTCLNRGCIPSKMLIYPAEILTLAKHSEKFQITFPEKPVVDFKTLVERISKTVDEESASILPAYDKNPNIDYIQGNAQFVSDRVIRVNGEELTAERIFIAAGARPSLPNIPGLEGTPYMTSREALRRTELPKSLIVIGGGFIALELGFAYSAFGSDVTFLVRNRMLKNEDADIVDEFERVFTKEQKVLLHSNIQKVEYKENRFFLDVTIDGKEIRLESEALLVATGIKPNSDLLGLTNTNIRTDENGYIQVNEYLETTAPGVYALGDIIGRYFYRHSVNFEGEFLFRTLYQEKKRTPIEYPPVPHAVFTHPQVAKVGKSEEELKALGIDYIAAKNPYSSSATGMARLSDSGFIKILVEKKTRKVLGAHAIGDEASNVIHLFILLMTMNGTIDDLLKMIYIHPALPEIARNAARKANEILQTT; encoded by the coding sequence ATGAAACAATATGATATCATCGTAATCGGAACCGGAGGTGGAACTAAGTTGGTCACACCTCCTTCGAAACTCGGCTACAAAGTCGCCGTGATCGAAAAAGAAACTCCCGGTGGCACCTGCCTCAATCGTGGATGTATTCCTTCCAAGATGTTAATTTATCCGGCTGAAATTCTTACTCTCGCAAAACATTCCGAAAAATTTCAGATCACGTTTCCGGAAAAACCGGTCGTCGATTTCAAAACTCTCGTGGAAAGAATTTCGAAGACGGTAGATGAAGAATCCGCATCCATCCTTCCAGCGTACGATAAGAATCCGAACATCGACTACATCCAAGGGAACGCCCAATTTGTCTCCGATCGTGTCATCCGTGTGAATGGAGAAGAATTGACGGCCGAAAGAATTTTTATCGCGGCCGGCGCCAGACCCTCCCTCCCGAACATACCCGGATTGGAAGGAACTCCTTATATGACAAGCCGCGAGGCGCTTCGAAGAACCGAACTTCCGAAGTCGCTGATCGTAATCGGAGGCGGTTTTATCGCTTTAGAATTGGGTTTCGCCTATTCCGCGTTTGGTTCCGACGTCACCTTCTTGGTTCGGAATCGAATGCTCAAAAACGAGGACGCAGACATAGTCGACGAATTTGAAAGAGTTTTTACGAAGGAACAAAAAGTTCTACTCCATTCAAACATTCAAAAAGTAGAATATAAAGAGAACCGTTTTTTTCTGGACGTGACGATAGACGGAAAAGAAATCCGATTGGAATCGGAAGCCCTGCTCGTAGCGACCGGGATCAAACCGAATTCGGATCTTTTAGGCCTTACAAACACAAACATCCGAACGGACGAAAACGGTTATATCCAAGTCAACGAATATTTGGAAACCACGGCACCCGGAGTCTACGCGTTAGGCGATATCATCGGAAGATATTTTTACAGACATTCGGTCAATTTCGAAGGCGAATTCTTGTTTCGAACCCTCTACCAAGAGAAAAAAAGAACTCCGATCGAGTATCCGCCGGTTCCTCACGCCGTTTTTACCCACCCACAAGTCGCAAAAGTCGGCAAAAGTGAAGAGGAACTCAAAGCATTAGGAATCGATTATATCGCCGCCAAAAATCCTTATAGCTCCAGCGCAACGGGTATGGCGAGACTTTCGGATTCCGGTTTTATCAAAATTCTCGTGGAGAAAAAAACGAGAAAGGTTTTGGGAGCGCACGCGATCGGGGACGAGGCGTCGAACGTGATTCATCTTTTTATTCTTCTGATGACGATGAACGGAACGATAGACGATCTTCTGAAGATGATTTATATCCATCCTGCGTTACCCGAAATAGCGCGTAACGCGGCAAGAAAGGCGAACGAAATTCTTCAAACAACATAA
- a CDS encoding ABC transporter ATP-binding protein — MKFALQIENLVKTYSGGVTALKGISLNVESGDFFALLGPNGAGKSTTIGILSSLVNKTSGNVRIFDADIDVDLAKAKSYIGVVPQEFNFNIFERVDQIVINQGGYYGLDRKLAAERAEGYLAQLGLYEKRKEAAGRLSGGMKRRLMIARALIHNPKILILDEPTAGVDIELRRSLWEYLQKLNASGITVILTTHYLEEAESLCRNIAIIDQGKIVENTSMKDLLQKLDQETFILDFTGQLNSHRSAPGIEIKQIDNSTLEVSIFAEATLNDLFKLLDQSGIKISSMRNKSNRLEELFLKLVEKKL; from the coding sequence ATGAAATTTGCTCTGCAAATTGAAAACTTAGTAAAAACCTATTCCGGCGGGGTCACGGCTCTCAAAGGAATCAGCTTAAACGTGGAAAGTGGAGACTTTTTTGCGCTCCTCGGCCCGAATGGTGCCGGCAAATCGACGACGATCGGAATCCTCAGTTCCTTGGTAAACAAGACGTCCGGAAACGTTCGTATCTTCGACGCTGACATCGATGTCGATTTAGCAAAAGCGAAGTCATACATCGGAGTCGTTCCTCAGGAATTCAACTTCAATATTTTCGAAAGAGTCGATCAAATCGTGATCAACCAAGGCGGTTATTACGGATTGGATCGTAAGTTGGCCGCCGAACGCGCCGAAGGTTATTTGGCCCAACTCGGACTTTACGAAAAAAGAAAGGAAGCGGCCGGTCGACTTTCGGGAGGAATGAAACGAAGGTTGATGATCGCAAGGGCACTCATTCACAATCCGAAAATTCTCATATTGGACGAACCGACCGCAGGTGTGGACATAGAACTCAGACGTTCTCTCTGGGAATATCTCCAAAAACTAAACGCCTCCGGAATCACAGTCATCCTGACCACTCACTATTTGGAAGAAGCCGAAAGCCTTTGTAGAAATATCGCCATCATCGACCAGGGAAAGATTGTGGAGAATACATCGATGAAAGACCTTCTCCAAAAACTGGATCAAGAAACCTTTATCTTGGATTTTACTGGCCAACTCAATTCTCATCGAAGCGCTCCCGGCATCGAAATCAAACAGATTGATAATTCCACGCTGGAAGTTTCGATCTTCGCGGAAGCTACTTTAAACGATCTTTTCAAACTTTTGGATCAGAGCGGAATCAAGATCAGTAGTATGAGAAATAAGTCCAACCGTCTCGAAGAACTCTTCCTTAAGCTGGTGGAGAAAAAACTATGA
- a CDS encoding ABC transporter permease, translating into MTFNEKYNAFKTIVIKETVRILRIWVQTIIPPGITITLYFIIFGKLVGSQIGNIGNHTYIQFIVPGLVMMSVIINSYNNVVSSFFGAKFQKNIEELLVSPTPASLIVLGYTVGGVIRGILVGILVIAISLFFTELEVYNFPMLMATVILSSLLFSLGGFLNALFAKKFDDVTIIPTFILTPLTYLGGVFYSIQMLPPFWQNVSKLNPILYMVNAFRFGFLGVSDIHPGFALLMIAMATLALYLLSVFLLKKGTGIRN; encoded by the coding sequence ATGACCTTTAACGAAAAATACAACGCATTCAAAACGATCGTCATCAAAGAAACCGTTCGAATTTTAAGAATCTGGGTCCAGACGATTATTCCTCCCGGAATCACGATCACCCTTTACTTTATCATCTTCGGAAAGTTAGTCGGTTCTCAGATCGGAAACATCGGAAATCATACGTATATCCAGTTCATCGTTCCGGGTCTCGTAATGATGTCCGTGATCATCAATTCGTATAACAACGTAGTCTCTTCCTTTTTCGGAGCGAAGTTTCAGAAGAATATCGAAGAACTCCTCGTCTCTCCGACTCCAGCATCCTTGATCGTTCTCGGTTATACGGTCGGGGGCGTCATCCGCGGAATCCTCGTAGGAATTCTCGTGATCGCGATTTCTCTATTTTTTACCGAATTAGAAGTTTATAATTTTCCGATGTTGATGGCCACCGTGATTTTAAGCTCCCTTCTTTTTTCCTTGGGAGGATTTTTAAACGCGCTCTTCGCCAAAAAGTTCGACGACGTGACGATCATCCCGACGTTTATTCTTACCCCGCTTACGTATTTAGGCGGAGTTTTTTACTCGATCCAAATGCTTCCTCCGTTTTGGCAAAACGTCTCCAAACTCAATCCGATCCTTTACATGGTGAATGCGTTTCGATTCGGATTTTTAGGAGTCAGCGATATTCATCCAGGGTTTGCACTTCTTATGATTGCAATGGCGACCTTGGCTCTTTATCTGCTGTCCGTATTCTTACTCAAAAAAGGAACCGGAATCCGAAATTGA
- a CDS encoding BolA family protein: MDIQEEIRTRLDREFHPSKLEVVDFSEEHSGHAGNPTSRKEGTHIRIVLFSTAFAGKSKVEQHREVYSILKPWIDRGLHAIVLETGENE, from the coding sequence ATGGACATTCAGGAAGAGATAAGAACGCGACTGGACCGTGAATTCCATCCTTCGAAATTGGAAGTGGTCGATTTCAGCGAAGAGCACTCGGGCCATGCCGGAAACCCGACCAGCAGGAAAGAAGGAACTCATATCAGGATCGTTTTGTTTTCCACTGCGTTTGCGGGTAAGTCTAAAGTGGAACAGCACAGAGAGGTATATTCCATTCTGAAACCCTGGATCGACCGCGGACTTCACGCGATCGTTCTCGAAACCGGAGAAAACGAGTAA
- a CDS encoding BolA/IbaG family iron-sulfur metabolism protein, whose translation MTIDEIKNKIESGLPDSKVTILDPYKDGVHIKAVVIYKGFEGKSILEQHRMVYETLKEELKQEVHALALETRTQE comes from the coding sequence ATGACAATCGATGAAATTAAAAATAAAATAGAATCCGGTCTTCCCGATTCTAAGGTAACGATACTCGATCCTTACAAGGATGGAGTACATATCAAGGCAGTTGTGATTTACAAAGGATTTGAAGGTAAATCCATTTTAGAACAACATAGAATGGTCTATGAAACTCTAAAAGAAGAACTAAAACAAGAAGTGCACGCGCTTGCACTGGAAACGAGGACACAAGAATGA
- the grxD gene encoding Grx4 family monothiol glutaredoxin: MNEAVKQKIEELVGSDKVFLFMKGTPDAPMCGFSAGVANVLRSLGIQYGSFNVLSDEVIRQGIKDFANWPTIPQLYINGEFIGGHDIVVEMAKSGDLQKKVGTIPA; this comes from the coding sequence ATGAACGAAGCGGTAAAACAGAAGATTGAAGAATTAGTAGGCTCCGATAAGGTTTTCCTTTTTATGAAAGGAACCCCTGATGCGCCGATGTGCGGATTTTCGGCGGGCGTTGCCAACGTTCTCAGAAGTTTGGGAATTCAGTACGGCTCCTTTAACGTTCTTTCCGACGAAGTGATTCGCCAAGGAATCAAAGACTTCGCGAACTGGCCGACGATTCCTCAACTCTATATCAATGGAGAATTTATCGGCGGTCACGACATCGTAGTCGAGATGGCGAAGTCAGGTGATCTTCAGAAAAAAGTGGGAACCATCCCCGCATGA
- a CDS encoding glutathione S-transferase N-terminal domain-containing protein: MKLYHFLGCPYCAYVRDEFSKMGLVPGKDYELVEASRGTPGRDEVVRLGGKSQVPFLVDDSTQMYESRDIVTYVKRKRAS; this comes from the coding sequence ATGAAGCTCTATCACTTTCTTGGTTGCCCCTACTGCGCCTATGTTCGTGATGAGTTCTCGAAGATGGGACTTGTTCCCGGAAAAGACTATGAACTCGTGGAAGCGAGCCGGGGAACCCCCGGCCGCGACGAGGTAGTCCGTCTTGGTGGAAAAAGTCAGGTTCCTTTTCTCGTGGACGACTCCACGCAAATGTACGAGTCAAGGGACATCGTCACATACGTAAAACGAAAAAGAGCTTCTTAG
- the gshAB gene encoding bifunctional glutamate--cysteine ligase GshA/glutathione synthetase GshB encodes MQSLKLKSGEFLSPDIFTLKDFEDLEISTQIVIRDALNRGLEVEILDRKNHFLRLKNSSGHVQYVKEASKTGLDSYMTFLVMENKTISKIVMDEAGLLVPAGDSFGEPDSALSFWKTHIDKKMVVKPVTTNFGIGITILQPNASIDDAKKAVKIAFNHSESVIVEEFAEGNEYRFLVIGDETVAVCNRIPANVTGDGRHTIEELVALKNEDPRRGVGHVTPLEKIQLGDTELDVLEQSGLAKVSIPKNGEKIFLRKNSNISTGGDSIDVTDLANSYYKDLAVKAAKSVGAKICGVDIILKDLQTKGDYRILELNFNPVLYIHNYPYEGKNRDVGNKILNLLGF; translated from the coding sequence ATGCAATCACTGAAATTGAAATCGGGAGAATTTCTCTCGCCCGATATTTTCACCCTAAAGGATTTTGAAGATCTGGAGATCTCAACTCAAATCGTAATTCGCGATGCTCTCAACCGAGGTCTCGAAGTTGAAATTCTGGATCGAAAGAATCATTTTCTTCGGTTAAAAAATTCTTCCGGACACGTTCAGTATGTCAAAGAAGCCTCGAAAACCGGACTCGATTCCTATATGACCTTTCTCGTAATGGAGAATAAAACGATTTCGAAAATCGTAATGGACGAAGCCGGTCTTCTCGTTCCGGCCGGTGACAGTTTTGGGGAACCGGATTCCGCGCTTTCATTCTGGAAAACGCATATCGATAAGAAGATGGTTGTAAAGCCCGTGACCACGAACTTCGGAATCGGAATCACGATTCTTCAACCGAATGCGTCGATCGACGACGCAAAAAAAGCCGTTAAAATCGCCTTCAATCATTCAGAATCCGTGATCGTGGAAGAATTTGCGGAAGGAAACGAGTATCGTTTTTTAGTGATCGGTGATGAAACCGTAGCCGTTTGTAATCGGATTCCGGCTAACGTTACGGGAGACGGTAGACATACGATCGAAGAACTCGTCGCCTTAAAAAACGAAGATCCGAGACGAGGAGTTGGACACGTTACTCCCCTTGAAAAAATTCAACTCGGAGATACGGAACTCGACGTTCTGGAACAATCCGGTCTTGCGAAGGTTTCCATTCCTAAAAACGGAGAAAAAATTTTCCTTCGTAAGAATTCCAATATCAGCACGGGCGGTGATTCGATCGACGTAACGGATCTTGCGAATTCTTACTATAAAGATCTTGCGGTGAAGGCCGCGAAGTCGGTCGGAGCAAAGATTTGCGGAGTGGATATCATTCTTAAGGATTTGCAAACAAAAGGGGATTATCGAATTTTAGAATTGAACTTCAACCCCGTCCTTTACATCCATAACTATCCGTATGAAGGAAAAAACAGGGACGTTGGAAATAAGATATTAAATTTACTGGGCTTCTAA
- the gshA gene encoding glutamate--cysteine ligase, with protein MKTKEFTQSKIDEVSLEILLRHAVKAKHGLEKESMRVNPDGTLARTPHPEHLGSSLTNHYIKTDFAEPQLEYATHPRPRIEANIRELQDLHIYTIRKLNNELIWPFSMPPILPADENEIPLGQYGSSASGKWKTIYRNGLGLRYGRRMQTISGVHYNFSFSNIFLRQFLGKDVSHFTKEEISSLYLHVIRNFMRRVHYLTYLTGSSSVFDSTFLPNPGDFKFEKHKNFTLYSPYATSLRMSEIGYTSKVQDTLGIHYNSLAEYVDRMCYAVHTPYEKYESFPKSPDAQLNPNYLQIENEFYSPVRPKQVPKGDERPLDALLRRGIEYIEIRSLDIDPYSPLGVCRHNLAFTQLILLDSLLTPSPSIDAEENEIQKENLSKVIWEGRNPELKVRVGNSEKNFQQTGAEYSESLRHYAKILDLHTGRKTYQEAIDFQIKKWKNPEKTPSGKLLCEILKRGIEFRDKGMELARENRRALSYMEYSPGTLMKIEKESQRSFQEKEQLEKEESQTHYPTVKLCNH; from the coding sequence TTGAAAACAAAAGAATTTACTCAATCTAAGATCGACGAAGTTTCACTGGAGATTCTTCTCCGTCACGCTGTAAAAGCAAAACACGGATTGGAAAAGGAAAGTATGCGAGTCAATCCAGACGGAACCCTTGCAAGAACTCCCCATCCGGAACATCTCGGTTCGAGTCTTACCAATCATTACATCAAGACCGATTTTGCGGAACCACAACTCGAATACGCCACACATCCCCGTCCTCGAATCGAAGCCAATATTCGAGAATTACAAGATCTGCATATATATACGATCCGAAAATTAAACAACGAATTGATCTGGCCTTTTAGTATGCCACCGATTCTCCCGGCGGATGAAAACGAAATCCCGCTCGGACAATACGGAAGTTCGGCGAGCGGAAAATGGAAGACGATCTATCGCAATGGACTGGGACTTCGATACGGAAGAAGAATGCAAACGATCTCCGGAGTTCACTATAACTTTTCTTTTTCCAATATTTTTTTGAGACAGTTTTTAGGAAAGGACGTGTCCCATTTTACAAAGGAAGAAATCTCTTCTTTGTATTTGCACGTGATCCGAAACTTCATGAGAAGGGTTCACTATTTAACCTATCTCACCGGCTCCTCTTCCGTTTTTGATTCCACCTTCCTCCCCAATCCCGGGGATTTCAAGTTTGAAAAACATAAGAATTTTACGCTCTATTCTCCGTATGCGACTTCGCTTCGGATGAGCGAGATCGGTTACACGAGTAAGGTTCAAGATACATTAGGAATTCATTATAATTCTTTGGCGGAATATGTCGATCGGATGTGTTATGCGGTTCACACGCCGTATGAGAAATATGAATCTTTTCCGAAATCACCGGATGCTCAACTCAATCCGAATTATCTTCAGATCGAAAACGAATTCTATTCCCCCGTACGTCCGAAACAAGTTCCCAAAGGTGATGAAAGGCCTCTGGACGCGCTTTTAAGAAGGGGAATCGAATACATAGAAATTCGATCCCTGGACATCGATCCGTATTCTCCCTTGGGGGTTTGTAGACACAATCTCGCGTTCACCCAGTTGATTCTTCTGGATTCTCTTTTGACTCCGTCTCCTTCCATCGACGCGGAGGAGAACGAAATCCAGAAAGAAAATCTGAGTAAGGTTATTTGGGAAGGAAGAAATCCCGAACTCAAAGTGAGAGTCGGAAATTCCGAAAAGAACTTTCAACAGACGGGAGCGGAATATTCGGAATCATTACGACACTACGCAAAAATTTTGGATCTACACACGGGAAGAAAAACGTATCAGGAAGCAATCGACTTTCAGATCAAAAAATGGAAGAATCCGGAGAAAACTCCTTCCGGAAAATTGTTATGCGAAATTCTAAAACGTGGGATCGAATTTAGAGATAAGGGAATGGAACTCGCGAGAGAAAATAGAAGAGCCCTTTCTTATATGGAATATTCTCCGGGAACTCTTATGAAGATCGAAAAGGAATCGCAAAGATCCTTTCAGGAAAAAGAACAATTAGAGAAAGAAGAATCTCAAACCCATTATCCCACAGTCAAACTATGCAATCACTGA